AGCTATGATTAATGAAAATCCTACCTTAGAAAGATACGCTAAAGCAGCAGTTGTTGGTAATATTATTGACTTTGGTGCACTTGATAAATCAACAGATATGGAAGAATTAATAAAAAAACAATTGAAAAAGAAATTTGAGATTAATGATATAGATAAATTAAAAAAAGCATTAGCTAATGCCGATACACTCTTATATCTTGCAGATAATGGTGGAGAAATAGTATTTGACAAATTACTGATTAAAAAAATAAAAGAAGATTATGATGTTAATATAATTCTAGCATTAAAAGAAAGTCCTATACTAAATGATGCCCTATTACAAGATGCTAAAAACTTAGAATTAGACAAATACACTAAACTAATTACAACAGGTGCTGCCTCTGTTGGAGTAGTTGAAGATTACATATCCGATGAATTAAAAGAATTATTAGATAATGTTGACTTTGTAATTAGTAAAGGAATGGG
This genomic interval from Candidatus Methanosphaera massiliense contains the following:
- a CDS encoding damage-control phosphatase ARMT1 family protein, translated to MKINYECAPCMLRQTKEAIEQAVDNDEERMDVTLTVLSYLNKNFKKNTKSNKLGTDLHHLIMDETGNHDPYKLLREQGNKVAEKLIPTVEAMINENPTLERYAKAAVVGNIIDFGALDKSTDMEELIKKQLKKKFEINDIDKLKKALANADTLLYLADNGGEIVFDKLLIKKIKEDYDVNIILALKESPILNDALLQDAKNLELDKYTKLITTGAASVGVVEDYISDELKELLDNVDFVISKGMGNFEGLTEMNIKSPVFFLLNTKCNVISDEIGVPLGSNILMKKELN